In Wenyingzhuangia fucanilytica, the following are encoded in one genomic region:
- the kduI gene encoding 5-dehydro-4-deoxy-D-glucuronate isomerase, with protein sequence MSTVYESRYASSPKAVKKYDTKELRDEFLIDNLMQEDKINLTYTHYDRYIAGSAVPASKNLTLETIDPLKAPYFLERRELGIINVGGNGSVIIDGVAHELGFKDALYVGMGNKEVVFSSEDAKNPAKFYLNSAPAHTSYPTKKVSKAEANKLELGSLETANHRTVNQMIIGGIVTTCQLQMGMTELKTGSVWNTMPAHVHDRRMEVYFYLDIPAEQAVCHFMGEPQETRHIWMQNDQAIISPPWSIHSGSGTSNYTFIWGMAGENLDYNDMDVAKITELR encoded by the coding sequence ATGAGTACAGTATACGAAAGTCGTTATGCATCAAGTCCAAAAGCAGTAAAAAAATACGACACAAAAGAATTACGCGATGAGTTTTTAATTGACAACTTAATGCAAGAGGATAAAATCAATTTAACCTATACACATTACGATCGTTATATTGCAGGTTCTGCGGTACCTGCGTCTAAAAACTTAACACTAGAAACTATTGATCCTTTAAAAGCTCCTTATTTTTTAGAGCGTAGAGAATTAGGAATTATTAATGTTGGAGGTAATGGTTCTGTAATTATTGATGGTGTGGCACATGAACTTGGGTTTAAAGATGCTTTGTATGTAGGAATGGGAAATAAAGAAGTTGTTTTTTCTAGTGAAGATGCTAAAAATCCAGCAAAATTTTATTTAAACTCTGCTCCAGCACATACGAGTTATCCAACAAAAAAAGTTAGTAAAGCAGAAGCTAATAAATTAGAGTTAGGGTCTTTAGAAACAGCAAATCACAGAACTGTAAACCAAATGATTATAGGTGGTATTGTTACTACTTGTCAATTACAAATGGGGATGACTGAGTTAAAAACAGGTAGTGTTTGGAATACTATGCCAGCTCACGTTCATGATCGTAGAATGGAGGTTTATTTTTATTTAGATATTCCTGCTGAGCAAGCAGTTTGTCATTTTATGGGTGAGCCACAAGAAACTCGTCATATTTGGATGCAAAATGATCAAGCAATTATTTCACCACCATGGTCTATCCATTCAGGTTCAGGTACTTCTAACTATACTTTTATTTGGGGTATGGCAGGTGAGAATTTAGATTATAATGATATGGATGTTGCTAAAATTACAGAATTAAGATAA
- a CDS encoding DUF6250 domain-containing protein: MKVINIKVISLVAVLGMFSISCAQNHKTVTVNNQELKATLIFEENFDNNLDQWQVEQMPKGTVEVNKSKLEIDDVSGCTVWLKEKFSGSIMIEYDVFMIQDGGPNDRVSDLNCFWMATDPEHPNNLFANSEKRGGKFSNYDSLQLYYMGVGGNDNGTTRFRRYVGNGERPLLPEHDLRDAKYMLEPNKTYHIKIIAHNSIIQYFRGHQLLAELNDANPYTSGYFGFRTVKNHMTVDNFKVYKLK, translated from the coding sequence ATGAAAGTTATCAATATTAAAGTAATTTCTCTTGTAGCTGTTTTAGGAATGTTTTCTATATCATGTGCCCAAAATCACAAAACAGTTACTGTAAATAATCAAGAACTTAAAGCAACTTTAATTTTTGAAGAAAATTTTGACAATAACCTAGATCAATGGCAGGTTGAACAAATGCCAAAAGGAACAGTAGAAGTAAATAAGAGTAAGTTAGAAATAGACGATGTTTCTGGATGTACTGTTTGGTTAAAAGAAAAGTTTTCGGGATCTATCATGATTGAGTATGATGTGTTTATGATTCAAGACGGTGGCCCAAATGATAGAGTTTCTGATTTAAATTGTTTTTGGATGGCTACAGACCCAGAACATCCAAATAATTTATTTGCCAACTCAGAAAAAAGAGGTGGTAAATTCTCTAATTACGATTCTTTACAATTGTATTATATGGGCGTTGGAGGGAATGACAATGGTACAACAAGATTTAGAAGATATGTTGGGAATGGAGAAAGACCTTTATTGCCAGAACATGATTTAAGAGATGCTAAATATATGTTAGAACCAAACAAAACATATCACATTAAAATTATAGCCCATAACAGTATAATTCAGTATTTTAGAGGTCATCAATTATTAGCAGAGTTAAATGATGCTAATCCATATACTTCAGGATATTTTGGGTTTAGAACAGTAAAAAATCACATGACTGTTGATAATTTTAAAGTATATAAATTAAAATAA
- a CDS encoding SDR family oxidoreductase, translating to MNLQLKDKVVIVTGGSKGIGLGIVESLLKEDAIPVIVTRNKASVIDVIEEYKEQGVDLFYTLAELTDPVQCKEAVQAVIDKYGRIDGLVNNAGVNDGVGLESGDHEGFMLSLQRNLVHYYLMAHYALPELKKSKGSIVNIGSKTADTGQGGTSGYAASNGGRNALTREWAVELLPYGIRVNALIVAECYTPLYEKWISTFPNKEEKLAEITKHIPLEKRMTTAEEIGDTVVYLLSNKSSHTTGQLLYVDGGYTHLDRSIG from the coding sequence ATGAATTTACAACTAAAAGATAAGGTAGTAATAGTGACAGGAGGGTCCAAAGGAATTGGGCTAGGTATTGTTGAGTCTCTATTAAAAGAAGATGCTATTCCTGTAATTGTAACCAGAAATAAAGCTAGTGTAATAGACGTTATAGAGGAGTATAAAGAACAGGGAGTAGATTTATTTTATACGTTGGCAGAATTAACAGATCCTGTACAATGCAAGGAAGCTGTACAAGCCGTTATAGATAAATATGGTAGAATTGATGGACTTGTAAATAACGCAGGGGTTAATGATGGAGTAGGTCTTGAGAGTGGAGATCATGAAGGATTTATGTTGTCTTTACAACGAAACTTAGTTCATTATTATTTAATGGCTCATTATGCTTTACCAGAACTTAAAAAGAGTAAAGGTTCAATTGTAAATATTGGTTCTAAAACTGCTGATACGGGGCAAGGAGGAACTTCAGGTTATGCTGCATCAAATGGTGGGCGTAATGCTTTAACAAGAGAATGGGCAGTAGAATTATTGCCATATGGTATCCGTGTAAATGCATTAATTGTTGCAGAATGTTACACTCCTTTATATGAAAAGTGGATTAGTACTTTTCCAAATAAAGAAGAAAAACTAGCAGAAATTACAAAGCATATTCCTTTAGAGAAAAGAATGACTACTGCCGAAGAAATTGGAGATACAGTAGTTTATTTATTATCAAACAAATCTAGCCATACAACAGGACAGTTGTTATACGTAGATGGTGGTTACACACATTTAGATAGATCTATTGGCTAA
- a CDS encoding DUF4861 family protein, which produces MKKVLYYSCLAAVTALTSCAKQDKENKIITVKNSLNVSRSFETIEILKSDLHLTEGVDFESFMVRDVNTKNVLVSQFVDEDQDGVADVLLFQPELAASSEKQYELFVPETPVELDVEEYCYSRFVPERTDDYAWENNKVAFRAYGPTAQRMIEESTPGGTLSSGIDAWLKKVEYPIINKWYAGNDKEPGFYHIDHGEGLDNFHVGSSRGVGGIAVEKDGEYYLSKNYTDWKTITTGPIRTSFVLNYADWDADGQTISEEKHISLDYGSNFSKFELTVKGTDEISVGLTLHENDGVITEKVEEGYISYWEPHADSELGTSIVAPKGVMQSSDYYVTSMVDRSNLYAKLKVNQNKVVYYAGFAWKKSEQYPTKELWEAYIEDFINKVNHPLEVSIK; this is translated from the coding sequence ATGAAAAAAGTATTGTATTATTCTTGTCTAGCAGCCGTAACAGCTTTAACAAGTTGTGCTAAGCAGGACAAAGAAAACAAAATAATTACTGTTAAAAACAGTTTAAATGTTTCTAGATCTTTTGAGACTATTGAAATTTTAAAAAGTGATTTACACTTAACGGAAGGAGTAGATTTTGAAAGTTTTATGGTTAGAGATGTAAATACTAAAAATGTTTTAGTATCTCAATTTGTAGATGAAGATCAAGATGGAGTAGCAGATGTTTTGTTGTTTCAACCAGAGTTAGCAGCTAGTTCAGAAAAACAATATGAATTATTTGTACCTGAAACTCCTGTTGAACTTGATGTAGAGGAGTATTGCTACTCTAGATTTGTTCCTGAACGTACAGATGATTATGCATGGGAAAACAATAAAGTAGCTTTTAGAGCATATGGGCCAACTGCACAAAGAATGATTGAGGAGTCTACTCCTGGTGGAACTTTGTCTAGTGGAATTGATGCTTGGTTAAAAAAGGTAGAATACCCTATTATTAATAAATGGTATGCTGGGAACGATAAAGAGCCTGGGTTTTATCATATAGATCATGGTGAAGGTTTAGACAATTTCCATGTAGGATCTAGTAGAGGAGTAGGTGGAATTGCTGTAGAAAAAGATGGTGAGTATTACTTGTCTAAAAATTATACAGATTGGAAAACCATTACCACAGGACCTATAAGAACTAGTTTTGTTTTAAACTATGCTGATTGGGATGCTGATGGACAAACTATTTCTGAAGAAAAACACATTTCTTTAGATTACGGAAGTAATTTTTCTAAGTTTGAACTTACTGTAAAAGGAACTGATGAAATTTCTGTAGGATTAACTTTACATGAAAATGATGGAGTGATTACAGAAAAAGTTGAAGAAGGATATATTTCATATTGGGAACCTCATGCAGATTCTGAATTAGGAACTTCTATCGTTGCTCCTAAAGGAGTAATGCAATCTTCTGACTACTATGTAACCTCAATGGTTGATCGTAGTAACTTATATGCTAAGTTAAAAGTAAACCAAAATAAAGTAGTTTATTATGCAGGTTTTGCTTGGAAGAAATCAGAACAATATCCTACAAAAGAATTGTGGGAAGCTTATATAGAAGATTTCATCAATAAAGTAAATCATCCATTAGAAGTTTCAATAAAATAA
- the speB gene encoding agmatinase, whose amino-acid sequence MKNNYANIASEYAKKETAKVVLIPVPYNGTDSWQNGSDKGPDAFLKASENLELYDIETDSEVYKQGVFLADAVAENKTPEAMSAAVYENVKTYLNTNKFVTIVGGEHSVSIGAIKAFNEHVDNITVLQIDAHAGIRKEHKGSKINHSCSMYHASQVTNLVQVGVRSMGHIEKTVIDYDKVFFAHDLATDDYWMENAIEAMTDDVYISFDLDGFDPSIMPSVANPEPGGLFWYETLDFLRKVFEEKNVVGFDIVELCPNEHDKTSDALAAKLYYKMLSYKFELEKDDSLGIDENDFNTKKNKIGKFSDDEE is encoded by the coding sequence ATGAAAAATAACTACGCAAACATCGCTAGCGAATACGCTAAAAAAGAAACTGCTAAAGTCGTATTAATCCCAGTTCCATATAACGGAACCGATTCTTGGCAAAATGGAAGTGACAAAGGACCTGATGCTTTTTTAAAAGCTTCGGAAAACCTTGAATTATATGATATTGAAACTGACTCAGAAGTATATAAGCAAGGAGTCTTTTTAGCCGATGCTGTGGCCGAAAACAAAACTCCAGAAGCTATGTCTGCTGCGGTTTACGAAAACGTAAAAACATATTTAAACACAAATAAATTTGTAACCATTGTTGGTGGTGAACATTCAGTTTCTATAGGGGCTATTAAAGCTTTTAACGAGCACGTAGACAATATTACTGTTCTACAAATTGATGCACACGCAGGTATTAGAAAAGAACACAAAGGATCTAAAATTAACCATAGTTGTTCAATGTATCATGCAAGCCAAGTAACTAATTTGGTACAAGTTGGTGTTCGTAGTATGGGACATATAGAAAAAACAGTAATTGATTACGATAAAGTATTCTTTGCTCACGATTTAGCAACTGATGATTATTGGATGGAAAATGCTATTGAAGCAATGACAGACGATGTATATATCTCTTTTGATTTAGATGGATTTGATCCTTCTATTATGCCATCTGTAGCAAACCCAGAACCAGGAGGTTTATTTTGGTACGAAACTTTAGACTTTTTAAGAAAAGTTTTTGAAGAGAAAAATGTAGTAGGATTTGATATAGTAGAACTTTGTCCTAATGAACACGACAAAACTTCTGATGCTTTGGCTGCTAAATTGTATTACAAGATGTTAAGCTATAAGTTTGAATTAGAAAAAGACGATAGTTTAGGAATTGATGAAAACGATTTTAACACCAAAAAAAATAAAATCGGTAAATTCTCTGATGACGAAGAATAA
- a CDS encoding gluconate 5-dehydrogenase, protein MSIDLFDVKGKVALVTGSTHGLGMAMARGLGLAGATIVVNGNSSQEKIDVAVAAYKKEGINAVGCKFNVTKEDEVIAAIANIEKEIGAIDILINNAGIIKRIPLVEMEVADFKEVIDVDLVSPFIVSKHVVKNMINRKQGKIINICSMMSELGRNSVGAYAAAKGGLKMLTQNMATEWAKHNIQVNGIGPGYFATSQTEPIRVDGHPFNDFIVNRTPAAKWGNPDDLAGAAIFLSSKASDFVNGHVVYVDGGILATIGKPLNEN, encoded by the coding sequence ATGAGTATAGATTTATTTGATGTAAAAGGAAAAGTAGCATTGGTTACTGGTAGCACTCACGGTTTAGGGATGGCTATGGCTAGAGGTTTAGGATTAGCAGGAGCAACAATTGTTGTGAATGGTAATTCTTCACAAGAAAAAATAGATGTTGCTGTAGCAGCGTATAAAAAAGAAGGAATTAATGCTGTAGGTTGTAAGTTTAATGTTACCAAAGAAGATGAAGTAATTGCAGCTATTGCAAATATTGAAAAAGAAATTGGAGCCATTGATATTTTGATTAATAACGCAGGAATCATTAAGCGTATACCTCTTGTAGAAATGGAAGTAGCCGATTTTAAAGAAGTTATTGATGTTGATTTGGTAAGTCCTTTTATTGTTTCTAAACATGTTGTAAAAAACATGATTAACAGAAAACAAGGAAAAATTATTAATATTTGTTCTATGATGAGTGAGTTAGGAAGAAATTCTGTAGGAGCTTATGCTGCTGCTAAAGGAGGTCTTAAAATGTTAACTCAAAACATGGCAACAGAATGGGCAAAACACAATATTCAAGTAAATGGTATAGGGCCAGGTTACTTTGCAACTTCGCAAACTGAACCTATTCGTGTAGATGGACATCCATTTAACGATTTTATTGTGAATAGAACACCAGCTGCAAAATGGGGAAATCCAGATGATTTGGCTGGAGCAGCTATTTTCTTAAGCTCTAAAGCTAGTGATTTTGTAAATGGTCATGTTGTATATGTTGATGGTGGAATCTTAGCAACTATCGGAAAACCTTTAAACGAAAATTAA